The DNA region AGCCCACCTATAAAGATGTACTCTTCACCACGGCCGAAGGATACCTGCTCAACAACTTCCTGCCCTTCCGCCTTGGTGAGATCGGGCGCGCCTTCCTGCTCAGCCGCAAATCGGGCGGATTGAAATTCAGCGAGATCCTGCCTACCATTGTCATCGAACGCGTCGTGGATCTCGCCTTCTCCGCCGCGATTCTGCTGGCAGCTCTGCCCTTCGTCGTCGACGCGGAAGGTTCGGAACGCATCGCCTACATCGTCGGCGGCATCGTCCTCATTGGGCTGGTCATGATGTATGTGCTGGCGCGCAACAACCAGTGGGCGTTGGATGTATTCCACAAACTCAGCGCGCGTTTCCCCTCCCTGCAAAAATTTGGGGGCAGTTTCCTTGAATCATTCTTCCAAGGGCTGAGTGTGCTCACCGACGGCTGGCGATTCCTGCGCTTCCTCTTCTGGATGACGATCAACTGGTTCGTGGCATTGGTGGCGTATTATCTGATCGCGCTGGCATTTTTCCCGCAGGCACAGCCCGAATGGACATTGTTTATCCTCGGCGCGGCGGCATTTGGCGGAGCCATCCCCGCCCTGCCCGGCGCGGTCGGCACATTCGAAGGCGCGGTCAGCGCGGCATTGACCATCTTCACAGGCGACCAGTCCACATCGCTGGCGGTAGCCCTAACGGCACGCTTGTACAATTACCTGAACAGCGGTGTAATCGGCACCATCGGCTTGATGACCGAAGGGCAAACCCTTTCCGGCGTCTACCAGCAACTGATGAATTTAAGGAATAAAGAGAAGGCAGAAGAAATCGAATAGATGTTCCCTCTTTACGACACCGTCCGCTCGCGCAGATTTCCGATCATCAACTGGATGCTTGTCCTGCTGAATGGACTTGTGTTCTACTACGAATTGACATTGGGCGAGACGGAACTCCACCGCTTCATCCTGGACTGGGGGCTGGTCCCCGCCCAACTGGCATTGGACTCCACTGAAAGCTGGCTCCGGATTCTCTCCAGCATGTTCCTGCACGGCGGTTGGTTCCACATCATCAGCAACATGTGGATCCTCATCATCTTCGGTGACAATATCGAAGACCGCATGGGCAGCATGCGATATCTCATCTTCTACCTGCTCAGCGGGACAGCCGCGGCTTTAATGCAAGCCTTTTTATATCCAACCAGCAACATTCCCATGGTCGGTGCAAGCGGCGCGATCGCCGGTGTGCTGGGAGCTTATCTTGTCCTTTATCCCCGCGCACGGATCGCCAGTATCGTTCCCATAGTCTTTATCTTCACAATCATCGAGTTACCGGCTCTCATTTTCCTCGGTTTCTGGTTCGTTTCCCAGTTATTCCAAGGTTGGCTTGCCCTCGGCGGCGCGGACATGAGCGGCGTGGCATGGTGGGCTCACATCGGCGGGTTCGTCTTCGGGCTGTTGATGGTGCGATTGTTCGCACGCAGGCGATATTAAGGTAAATCCGCAGATTACACAGATCTCGCCGATTTTTTGTTCTCCATCTGCGCAATCGGCGGATTAACAATAGGATAAACAATTTATGACCAAACATTATCTCGTCACCGGCGGCGCCGGATTTATCGGTTCGAATTACGTCCACCGCCTGCTCAAGCGCGGTGAAAAAGTGACCATCTACGATAATTTCTCGCGCGGCGGCGCTCCGCGCAATTTGGAATGGCTGAAGTCTCAATTCGGCGAATCCGCTTTTGATGTGGTCGTTGGGGATGTGAAAGATGCCGCGAGAATAACCGAAGCAGGCGCGGGCGCGGATGTGATCGTCCATCTCGCAGGTCAGGTGGCGGTGACCACGTCGGTTACAAATCCCAGGGATGACTTTGAATCCAATGCGCTGGGTACGTTCAATGTGATGGAAGCTGCCCGGCTTTCGGGAAGAAATCCGATCGTGTTGTACGCATCCACCAACAAGGTGTATGGCGGCATGGAGGACGTGGAACTGTTCGAAGAGCCGACCCGCTGGCGGTACAAGGATCTGGTGAACGGTTGTCCCGAATCCCAGCCGCTTGATTTTCACTCGCCGTATGGCTGTTCGAAGGGGACCGGCGACCAATACGTCCGTGATTACGCGCGCATGTATGACCTGCCGACCGTTGTCTTCCGCCAATCCTGCATCTATGGACCGCGTCAGTTCGGCATTGAAGATCAGGGTTGGGTCGCATGGTTCATCATCGCTGCCGTGATGGGACGCAACATCACGATCTATGGTGACGGCAAACAGGTGCGCGATATTTTGCATGTGGAAGACCTGCTCAATGCGTATGACCTTGCGGTTGAGAAGATCGACGTTGCAAAAGGACAGGTCTACAATCTCGGCGGCGGACCGGATAACGTCATGTCCATTTGGGCGGAGTTCGGACCGAAACTGGAGAATTTGATCGGCGGGACCATCGAGGTTGCGCGCGGCGACTGGCGTCCCGGCGACCAGAAGGTCTTTTACGCCGATATTTCCAAAGCCGAACAGGAACTCGGCTGGAAGCCAAACATTGGCGTGGACGAAGGCGTGAAGATGCTCTTCGATTGGGTGAAACAGAACAAGGCGTTGTTTTAGAGGCGTACCATGCAGGAATCTTTTGAAACCCTGGCTGAAAATTTTGCGAATTCGATCCCCAATATCCTTTCCGCGCTTCTGATCCTTGTTGTCAGTTATTATGCCGGCGTATTTTTGAGCCGTCTGTTACAGCGTGTGCTTCAACGCCAGAATGCGGAGACGGGCGTCGTCCATCTCCTCACGAAGACGCTGAAATGGACCATCATCGTGCTGGGCTTCATCACTGCATTGCAGAAATTTTTCAACGTCACCGCCTTTCTGACCGGTCTGGGAATCGTCGGCTTTACCATCGGTTTCGCGCTGCAAAACATTATGCAGAATTTTGTTTCGGGCGTCATCCTGCTGGTGCAGCAGCCGTTCAAGGTGGGGCACGTGGTGGGGATCGCCGGGCACGATGGGACCGTATTGAAGATCGGTTTGCGCACCACCGAAATGAAAACCCTCGACGGGCGCATTGTCTTTCTGCCGAACGCAGATGTTCTCTCCCAGCCCATCATCAACTACACGCGCGCCGATTTGCGCCGGGTCGAACTGCCCATCGGTGTGGCATATAACTCGAATCCCGAAATCGTCCGCACGACCATTTTAAATGAATTGAAGCATGTGAAGGGATATGTCGATGCGCCTGAGCCGCTCGTGCTCTTCCATACCTTCGGCGCTTCATCCATCGACCTGACCGTATTTTTCTGGGAAGATACGTCAATCGCTTCACCCGTTGCCGCAAAGGACGAGGCGTTGACCCGCATCAAAGTGGCATTCGAGAAAAATAAAATCGAAATCCCCTACCCGATCCAGGTGCAATATCAACAAAAACAGACCATTGCGCCAAAACGAAAGACAAAATGAAGATACTTACTGTTCTTACTTATTATCGTCCGCACACCAGCGGATTGACCATCTATGCCGAACGCCTTGCGCGCGCCTTCGTCAACCGCGGACATCAAGTCACAGTGATGACCACGCAGTACGATCCGTCTCTGCCGCGCGAAGAGATCATGGATGGTGTCAAGGTTGTCCGCGTGCCGGTGGCGGC from Anaerolineales bacterium includes:
- a CDS encoding lysylphosphatidylglycerol synthase transmembrane domain-containing protein, translated to MKDIKRWLPGALISLVLIAAIIYFVDFPTMWNAIRTADYRIIAVAAMLSFLWMLIRAKVWKTLLRDKPTYKDVLFTTAEGYLLNNFLPFRLGEIGRAFLLSRKSGGLKFSEILPTIVIERVVDLAFSAAILLAALPFVVDAEGSERIAYIVGGIVLIGLVMMYVLARNNQWALDVFHKLSARFPSLQKFGGSFLESFFQGLSVLTDGWRFLRFLFWMTINWFVALVAYYLIALAFFPQAQPEWTLFILGAAAFGGAIPALPGAVGTFEGAVSAALTIFTGDQSTSLAVALTARLYNYLNSGVIGTIGLMTEGQTLSGVYQQLMNLRNKEKAEEIE
- a CDS encoding rhomboid family intramembrane serine protease; this translates as MFPLYDTVRSRRFPIINWMLVLLNGLVFYYELTLGETELHRFILDWGLVPAQLALDSTESWLRILSSMFLHGGWFHIISNMWILIIFGDNIEDRMGSMRYLIFYLLSGTAAALMQAFLYPTSNIPMVGASGAIAGVLGAYLVLYPRARIASIVPIVFIFTIIELPALIFLGFWFVSQLFQGWLALGGADMSGVAWWAHIGGFVFGLLMVRLFARRRY
- a CDS encoding GDP-mannose 4,6-dehydratase; this encodes MTKHYLVTGGAGFIGSNYVHRLLKRGEKVTIYDNFSRGGAPRNLEWLKSQFGESAFDVVVGDVKDAARITEAGAGADVIVHLAGQVAVTTSVTNPRDDFESNALGTFNVMEAARLSGRNPIVLYASTNKVYGGMEDVELFEEPTRWRYKDLVNGCPESQPLDFHSPYGCSKGTGDQYVRDYARMYDLPTVVFRQSCIYGPRQFGIEDQGWVAWFIIAAVMGRNITIYGDGKQVRDILHVEDLLNAYDLAVEKIDVAKGQVYNLGGGPDNVMSIWAEFGPKLENLIGGTIEVARGDWRPGDQKVFYADISKAEQELGWKPNIGVDEGVKMLFDWVKQNKALF
- a CDS encoding mechanosensitive ion channel, producing the protein MQESFETLAENFANSIPNILSALLILVVSYYAGVFLSRLLQRVLQRQNAETGVVHLLTKTLKWTIIVLGFITALQKFFNVTAFLTGLGIVGFTIGFALQNIMQNFVSGVILLVQQPFKVGHVVGIAGHDGTVLKIGLRTTEMKTLDGRIVFLPNADVLSQPIINYTRADLRRVELPIGVAYNSNPEIVRTTILNELKHVKGYVDAPEPLVLFHTFGASSIDLTVFFWEDTSIASPVAAKDEALTRIKVAFEKNKIEIPYPIQVQYQQKQTIAPKRKTK